CGAAAACTTCCAGCGCAACCTGGCACTGGTGGACACCGTGCAGGCGCTGGCCGCCAAGCGTGGCATCGCCGCCTCGCAGCTGGCGCTGGCCTGGGTGCTGTCGCGCGGCAAGCACATCGTGCCGATCCCGGGCACGACGCGGCGGGCACGGCTGGACGAGAACCTCGCTGCGCTGCAGGTGGAGCTGGATGCGGCCACGCTGGATGCACTGGATGCGGCCTTCCCGCTGCATGCCGCTGCCGGTGACCGGTATTCGGTCAGTGGCATGGCCAACATCGAGCCGTAGCAGCGGCCGGGACGAACGCACATGGGTGGCTGCCGCCGGATTGTGCCGATTCCGGCAGCCCGCTCGCGGTGCAGCGCGCGGCGTGTCGGGTATGACCCCCGTCAGTGGTAATGCTGCGCTGCGTTCGGTCACACTCGGGGACTTGTCGTTCTTAGTCACCCCTTCCGAGGCCTGCATGTCCCTGTTCCGGCGCAAGTCCCTAGATTCCGTCACCGTCCACGAAGCCGGCAGGCGCCTGATCCCGACGCTCAGCTGGCCGCACCTGATCGCGCTGGGCATCGGTGCCATCGTCGGTACCGGCATCTACACGCTGATCGGCGTGGGTGCCAACCTGGCCGGTCCGGCCGTGCTGATCTCCTTCGCCATCGCCGGTGCGGTCTGCGCCTGTGCGGCGCTGTCCTACGCCGAGCTGTCGACGATGATGCCGGCCGCCGGCAGTGCCTACACCTACAGCTACAGCGCGCTGGGCGAGGTGTTCGCCTGGGTGGTGGGCTGGAGCCTGATCCTGGAGTACTCACTGGTGGTGAGTACGGTGGCGGTGGGCTGGTCCGGCTACTTCGTCGGCTTCCTCGAATGGGTCCACACCCAGTTCGGCTGGAACGTGCACCTGCCAGCCTGGCTCGCAGCCGGCCCGCACGTGGAAGGCGGCATGATCAACCTGCCGGCGATCGTCATCACCTGGCTGGTGGCCGGCATGCTGATGGCCGGCACCAAGGAAAGTGCCACCCTCAATGCCATCCTGGTGGTGTTCAAGCTGATCGCGCTGGCCATCTTCGTGGCCGTGGCCCTGCCCGCCTTCGACAGCGCCAACCTGCAGCCGTTCATGCCGTATGGCTTTGCCAAGTCGATGGGCCCTGATGGCGTCGAACACGGCGTAATGGCGGCGGCAGCGATCATCTTCTTCGCCTTCTACGGCTTCGATGCGATCTCCACCGCCGCCGAAGAAACCAAGAACCCGGGCCGCGACCTGTCGATCGGCATCATCGGCTCGATGATCGGCTGCACCATCGTCTACGTGCTGGTCGCGCTCGCGGCCGTTGGTGCGATGAGCTATGCGGTGTTCGGCCACAGCGCCGAGCCGCTGGCGCTGATCATGCGCCAGCTCGGCCATCCGACCGCGGCAATGGTGATCGGCGTGATCGCGATCATCGCGCTGCCGACCGTGCTGCTGGCCTTCCTGTACGGCCAGAGCCGCATCTTCTTCGTGATGAGCCGCGATGGCCTGCTGCCGCGTGGCCTGTCCAAGGTCAATGCGCGCACCGGCACGCCGGTGGCGACCACGCTGTTCACCGCGGTCGTGGTGTCGGCCCTGGCCGGCGTGGCACGCCTGGACGAGATCGCCGCGCTGGCCAACGCCGGCACCCTGGCTGCGTTCACTGCAGTGGGTGTCTGCCTGGTGGTGCTGCGCCTGCGCGAACCGAACCGCGAGCGCAGCTTCCGCACTCCGGCGGCCTTCGTGGTGGGCCCGCTGGCCGCACTGGGCTGCATCTATCTGTTCATCAGCCTGCCGCACACCACGCAGCTGTACTTCCTGCTGTGGAACGTGGTCGGCCTGGTGCTGTACTTCCTGTACAGCCGCCGCCACGCACTGATCGCGAAGTAAACGGATCACCGGTAGTGCCGGCCGCTGGCCGGCATTGCCCGTATCAACACGATGCGAGTTGCCGGCCAGCGGCCGGCACTACCGCAGGGCGTTTCACCCGCCCCGTTTTGCCGCGTAATCCTGCGCCTGGCGCATCACCCGCAGCAGGTTGCCGCCCCAGATGCCGGCAATCTGCTTCTCGGTATAGCCCTTGCGCAGCAGCCAGGCCGTGATCTTCGGCAGCTGGCTGACATCGGGCAGGTCACTCAGGCCACCGCCGCCATCCCAGTCCAGGCCGATGCCCACGTGCTCGGGGCCGACCACCTTGAGGATGTGCTCGAAGTGGGCGAAGAAATCGTCCAGGCTGGCATGGCGCACCGGATGTTCATGGTCCAGCGCCTGTTCGGCTTTCAGCAGGGCCACGCCCTGCTCGATGCCCATCCCTTCCCAGCCGCCCAGCTGCTTGCTCAGCGCTTCTTCGGCCTGCTTGCGCTCGGGCGTCTTCGCCGTGTCGATCAGGTAGCCGCCAAAGGCGTTCACCTGGATCACGCCACCGGCCTTGGCCAGCTTGCGCAGGCGCGCGTCATCCAGATTGCGCGGGTGGTCATACACGGCCTTGGCCGAGCTGTGCGACAGCACGAACGGCACCGGCATCATCGCCAGCAGGTCATCGAACACCGCGTCCGAGGCATGCGACTGATCGATCACGATGCCCAGCTTCACTGCCTGCCGTACCAGCTCCTTGCCGGCCGGGCTCAGGCCCTTCCACTCCGCGCCCTTGGGGTCGGTGGCCGAATCGGCGAACTCGTTGTTGGCGAAGTGCACGGTGCTGAGCAGGCGCAGGCCGGCACGGTGGTAGAACGAGAGCAGGCTCGGGTCTTCCACCAGCGGGCTGGCGTTTTCCATGCTGACGTAGACCACGCGCTTGCCGGCGGCCTTGATCCGCGCGGCATCATCGGCGGTCAGTGCCAGCGCGAAGCGCTCGGGATTGGCCGCCAGCATCTCTCGGATTTCCAGCAGTCGCTGCAGGCCGTGGTCACGCTCGGCCAGATGGGCGGCGGCGGTGCGGTCGCCCTGGTCGGTGTAGATCGCCCAGAAACCGCCGTCCAGCGCGCCCTCGACCATGCGCGGGTAATCGACCTGCGAAAGGGCGTTGCGGTCGTGGCGTTGCTCGATGTCGAAACCGCTGCGACCGAAGTTGGCCGGCGTATCCAGATGGCTGTCGAGCGTGACCAGGCGTTGCTGCAGGGTTTTGGCGCGGGCCAGTTCCTGCGCACTGAACTCGATGGCATGGGCCGACAGCGGCGCGCACAGCGCCACGGCAAGCACGACGGACAGCTGGCGCAACGAAGGCATGGGCGCTCACCGCGAATGGGAAGAGCCCGACCATAGCGCTGCGGCCACGCATTGGGTAGCGCCGGGCAGTGAATCATGTTCACTGCCCGGCGGCCAGCTTCCCGCGCATTGCGATGCGTTCGCAAGAATGGCGCCCCATTGATCAGGTGGCGCGGCTCGGCTCTACAGCAACAGACGGCTCAGTCCACCACGCGGCAGAACACGGCCTTGAGGTAACGCGATTCCTGCACGTGGGCCATGAACGGATGGTCCGGACCCGCACCAGCGACCTTCAGGATCTGGATCGTGCGGCCGGAGAAGTAGGCCGCGCGGCGCAGCATGTCGAGGAACTGGTCCTCGGCCACC
The sequence above is a segment of the Stenotrophomonas maltophilia genome. Coding sequences within it:
- a CDS encoding amino acid permease → MSLFRRKSLDSVTVHEAGRRLIPTLSWPHLIALGIGAIVGTGIYTLIGVGANLAGPAVLISFAIAGAVCACAALSYAELSTMMPAAGSAYTYSYSALGEVFAWVVGWSLILEYSLVVSTVAVGWSGYFVGFLEWVHTQFGWNVHLPAWLAAGPHVEGGMINLPAIVITWLVAGMLMAGTKESATLNAILVVFKLIALAIFVAVALPAFDSANLQPFMPYGFAKSMGPDGVEHGVMAAAAIIFFAFYGFDAISTAAEETKNPGRDLSIGIIGSMIGCTIVYVLVALAAVGAMSYAVFGHSAEPLALIMRQLGHPTAAMVIGVIAIIALPTVLLAFLYGQSRIFFVMSRDGLLPRGLSKVNARTGTPVATTLFTAVVVSALAGVARLDEIAALANAGTLAAFTAVGVCLVVLRLREPNRERSFRTPAAFVVGPLAALGCIYLFISLPHTTQLYFLLWNVVGLVLYFLYSRRHALIAK
- a CDS encoding dipeptidase — its product is MPSLRQLSVVLAVALCAPLSAHAIEFSAQELARAKTLQQRLVTLDSHLDTPANFGRSGFDIEQRHDRNALSQVDYPRMVEGALDGGFWAIYTDQGDRTAAAHLAERDHGLQRLLEIREMLAANPERFALALTADDAARIKAAGKRVVYVSMENASPLVEDPSLLSFYHRAGLRLLSTVHFANNEFADSATDPKGAEWKGLSPAGKELVRQAVKLGIVIDQSHASDAVFDDLLAMMPVPFVLSHSSAKAVYDHPRNLDDARLRKLAKAGGVIQVNAFGGYLIDTAKTPERKQAEEALSKQLGGWEGMGIEQGVALLKAEQALDHEHPVRHASLDDFFAHFEHILKVVGPEHVGIGLDWDGGGGLSDLPDVSQLPKITAWLLRKGYTEKQIAGIWGGNLLRVMRQAQDYAAKRGG